In Acidobacteriota bacterium, the DNA window CATCAAGCTTCACATTCCAGCGGGAAAGGCAACTCCTGCCCCACCCGTTGGCCCGGCACTCGGCCAGCAAGGGGTCAACATCATGGATTTCTGCAAGGCCTTCAATGCCAGGACGGCGAAGCAGGAAGGTCTCATCATCCCAGTTGTCATCACGGTTTACTCCGATCGCTCCTTCACGTTCGTCACGAAAACCCCGCCTGCATCGGTTCTTCTGAAGAAAGCGTTGCAGATTGCCAAGGGTTCTGGGGTTCCCAACAAGGAGAAGGTCGGGAAAGTCACGAAGCAGCAGGTCGAAGAGATTGCTAGGACGAAGATGCCCGATCTCAACTGCCATACTCTTGATGCTGCCATCAGGATCATCGAGGGAAGCGCCCGGAGTATGGGCATCGACGTCGTGGAAGGTTAAGAGGTATCTCATATGGCAAAAGCGGGTAAGAAATATCTGAAAGCGAAACAGGAAGTTAAAAAGGACAGTTACACCTTTGAGGAAGCCATACCGATCCTCAAGAAGATGCATTACGCAAAATTCGACGAGAGCGTAGAGATAGCCTTTCTCCTCGGCGTGGATGTCAAGCATGCGGATCAGATGGTCAGAGGAACGATCCTTCTGCCTCACGGCACAGGAAAGACCAAGAAGGTCCTAGTACTTGCTTCGGGAGAGAAGCTCAAGGAGGCCGAGACCGCCGGTGCAGATTATGTGGGCGGCAACGATATTATCGAGAAGATCCAGGGGGGGTGGATAGATTTCGATGCCGTGGTGGCGACACCGGACATGATGAAGGATGTAGGGAAACTGGGAAAGATACTCGGTCCGCGCGGACTCATGCCGAACCCGAAATCGGGAACCGTAACCTTCGATCTCGCGAAGGCTATCTCCGACATCAAGGGAGGGAAGATCGAGTTTAAGGTGGATAAAACGGCCATCATCCATTCCATCATCGGGAAGATCTCTTTCGAGGATTCCAAGCTCATCGAGAATGCCAGGGTTCTGTCCGCGGCCATAATCAAAGCAAAACCGGCCGCTGCCAAGGGTAAATACATCAAAAGCGTCCATATCGCAAGCACTATGAGCCCTGGGCTGAAGATCGACCCGGGAAGCATTGAGGCGACGTAGCGAGGTGGAGAGTGAAAAGAGCAGAAAAGGAAAAGGAAATCGAATTACTGAAGAATTCCATAGGTAAAGCCAGGAGTTTGTTTCTGGTTGATTACAGAGGGCTGAAGGTCAATCAGATCAACGAACTGAGAAAGAGGATCCATGGGATCTCGAACTATCGGGTTGTGAAGAACCGCCTGGCGCTGAAGGCGCTGGCCGATTTCTCCAACAAGAAGATTTTGAAGTTTCTCAAAGAACCCACGGGATTCTTTTACACGCATAATGATCCAATCGCTCTGGCCAAGATACTTGTCGAGTTTGTCAAGGATAATCCCGAGCTGGAATTTAAGGCAGGTCTCGTCGAGAACACGTTCATAATGCCGGAAGATTTCAAAGAGCTGTCTAGAACACCGAGCAAGCTGGAACTGATTGGCAAGCTGCTATATTGCCTGAATTATCCGATCGCCGGGCTTGTCAGGATTCTCAATGCAAACATACAGGGTCTCGCCACTGCGCTGGACCAGGTGGCAAAATCGAAGAGTCAATAAACGTTTTAAGATCAACCATAGAATGGAGGTATTTTAAATGGCAAAGCTTTCTGTAGAAGAATTCATCAAGAGCGTGGAAGAGATGACTGTCATGGAACTCAACCAGCTGGTGAAAGGGCTTGAACAGCATTTCGGAGTCAGCTCCGCTGCTCCGGTCGCCGTGGCCGCCGCAGTATCTGGAGCAGCTCCTTCCGCTGCTGCTGAGGAGAAGACTGAGTTCGCCGTTGTCCTCAAAGAGGTGGGAGACAAGAAGATCAATGTCATCAAGGTTGTGAGAGAGGTGACCAATCTCGGCCTGAAAGAAGCCAAGGACCTTGTCGACGGAGCTCCGAAGACCGTGAAGGAAGGAATATCCAGACAAGAAGCAGAGGAGATCAAGAAGAAGTTTGAAGAAGCGGGTGCCAAGATTGAAATAAAATGAGAGCACGAAATCAATTCGCATCCTTGTCCGCATGAACAGGGGAATCTTAGCTCAGATTCCCCCGGTTCACGGGCAAAAGACTAACAATCTTTAACCCTGACATTAAGGGTGAAACCTACCAACATCCAAAGGAACATGACCCAAATTGTCAAAGGATAGGAGTGTATTCAAACATGCCTGAAACCAACAGAGTCACTCTATTGAATAGGACAGACTTCTCGAGGATCAAGACCTCCATTCAGATTCCCAATTTGATCGAAGTCCAGAAGAAATCCTATGAGAGATTTCTCCAGCTGCACACCGCTCCACAGGATCGGGAAGAAATCGGTCTTCAATCTGTCTTCCGTTCAGTCTTTCCCATTACAGATTTTCGCGAGACCTGCTCTCTCGAGTTCATCGAATACTCAGCGGGAAACTGGGAATGTAAGTGCAGCACGCTCAAGGGGATGGAACATCTAAAGACTGAGTGCAGGAATTGCGGAAAAGTTCTCTTCGCACTTGATCCGAAGGAGAGAGAACTGACGTGTCCGAAGTGTGGACTGGTGAACATCAGTCGTGCAAGAGTCTGCGAAGAATGTGGAAGTCTCGTGACCCTTTCCTTCAAGTACAGCGTGGGGGAGTGCCAGGAGCGGGGGATGACTTACAGCATACCGCTCAAGGTCAAGATCAGGCTCGTCGTCTATGAAAAGGATGTGACGACGAATGCAAAGAGCATCAGGGACATGAAGGAGCAGGAAGTCTTCTTCGGCGATATCCCGATGCTGACGGAGAACGGGACCTTCATCATCAACGGAACAGAGAGGGTCATAGTGTCTCAGCTTCATCGGTCACCAGGCGTCTTTTTCACCCGTGAGGGGAACATCCTGACGGGAAAGATCATCCCGTATCGTGGATCCTGGGTGGAGTTCGAGCTCGATGAGAAGAACATCCTGCAAATCCGGATCGACAGAAAGAGAAAATTCCTTGGGACGATCTTCCTGAGAGCTCTGGGTCTTCAAAGCGACGAGGCTATCATCAAAACGTTCTATACCTTCCAGGAGATTAAGATTGACGGAAAAAAACTCTTTTGCAAGGTGACGCCGGCCATTGTCGGCATTAGAGCGAAAGGGGATGTCGTCCACCCAAAGACAGAAGAGATCATAGTGAAAAAGGGGAAGAGGATCAAGCAGACGATGATTCCTGACTTGGTGAAGGCGGGGATCGATTATATTCTCATAGACGCGGAAACACTTTTAGATGGGGCAAGGATTGCGAAAGATATAGTGGATAATGAAACAGGAGAGATCCTGTACGTCGAAGAGAAGAACCTTTCCTGCGAGGTGAACGCCATCTTCTCCCAGGAGATACTCGATAAGCTTGTGGAAAAGGGCATCGATAGTTTTGAGGTCTTTTTTCCGGAGACGGATCCCATCGGTCCTGCCATTTCTTCGACACTCGAGAAAGATTCCATAAAAACCGCGAATGATGCTCTCCTCGAGATCTATCGTAGATTGAGACCGGGTGACCTTCCAACGGTTCAGAGCGCCCGTTCACTTTTCCATGCCATGTTCTTTGATCCCCAGCGCTACGACTTTTCCAAAGTGGGAAGGCTCAAGTTCAACACGAAGCTCGGAAAGGATGTCGCTCTAGATCAGAGGATCCTGACGAAGGAAGATTTCCTGGCAGTCCTGAACTTTCTCCTCAAGAACAGGAATGATGCTACGGCTCAGGACGACATCGATCATCTCGGCAACAGAAGGGTAAGATCGGTGGGAGAGCTTCTCGAGAATCAGTTCCGGATCGGTCTGGTGAGGATGGAGAGAGCCATCAAAGAGAAAATGAGCGTCTATACTGAAATGACAACGGCGATGCCCCATGACCTCATCAATGCCAAGCCGGTCATGGCAGCACTCCAAGAATTTTTCGGTTCCAGCCAGCTATCGCAGTTCATGGATCAGACAAACCCACTGGCCGAGGTAACTCACAAGAGAAGGCTGTCCGCTCTTGGTCCAGGAGGCTTGAGCAGGGAAAGAGCCGGGTTCGAAGTCCGTGACGTCCATCCAACCCATTACGGAAGGATCTGCCCGATCGAGACTCCAGAGGGTCCAAACATCGGGCTCATCTCTTCTCTCAGTTGCTATGCAAGGATCAACGAGTTCGGCTTCATCGAATCTCCATACCGAAAGGTGCAGAACGGGCAAATCATCGATTACTTTAAAATCCTTTCCCCGGGCGAATCCGATTTCAATATTGGACAGATCGTCAGAAAGGAAGAGTTGGAATCGGAACTGAAGAAGGTTTCCAGGAAGAAAGGAGATCTTCCCACGTTCGAACCTCACTCCTTCTACCTCTCCGCATGGGAGGAAGATCGCATTGCAATCGCCCAGGCGAATGCCCGCGTGGACGGCGAGGGGAAATTTATCAACGAGAGGGTTTACGCAAGGTTAGGCGGGGAGTTCAAGCTTGTCCCCAGAGAAGAGGTTGCCTACATCGACGTTTCTCCCAAGCAGCTCGTTTCCGTGGCTGCCTCTCTTATCCCATTCCTTGAAAATGACGACGCCAACAGGGCCCTCATGGGGTCCAACATGCAGAGGCAGGCTGTTCCTCTGCTCCGGCCCGAAGCCCCATGCGTCGGAACAGGAATGGAATCCATCACGGCAAAAGATTCCGGTGCCGTCGTCACCAGCATACGGAGCGGAATAGTGGACAGCGTGGATTCCAGGAGAGTCATCGTGAGGGTTGGTGGTGAGGAAGGAGAAGATGGTGACTTCGGAGCCGACATCTACAACCTGGTCAAATTTCGCAGGTCCAATCAGAATACCTGCATAAATCAAAGGCCGCTGGTCAAGGTGGGACAGAGAGTGGCCAGGGGACAGGTCATTGCCGATGGTCCCTGCACCGACCGTGGGGAACTTGCCCTCGGTCGCAATGTCCTCGTCGCGTTTATGCCCTGGCGAGGGTATAACTTCGAGGATGCCATTCTTGTCAACGAGAACCTCATCAAGAATGATGCCTTCACATCCATCCATATCGAAGAATTCGAGATCGAAGCAAGAGATACGAAACTGGGTCCTGAGGAGATCACGAGAGATATTCCAAACGTGAGTGAAGAGTTCTTGAAGGACCTTGATGAGAGCGGAATCATAAGGATAGGGGCCTACGTGAAACCTGGCGATATCCTTGTGGGGAAGGTTACTCCCAAGGGGGAGACTCAGCTCACTCCCGAGGAAAAACTATTGCGGGCAATATTCGGCGAGAAATCCGGTGACTGGAAGGACGCCTCGCTGACGACTCCACCGGGGATCGAGGGGACAGTCGTTGACGTGAAGATCTTCTGCAGGAAAGGGACGGAGAAAGACAGCCGAGCAAGGAAAATCGAGCAGGATGTTATCGATCGGATGGAAAAAAACCTGAACGACGAGATCCGAATCCTGAGAGAAGAGAACCGTAACAAGATTACTGATCTCCTTCTCGATGAGAAACTTGCCGCTCCTCTCAAGGATAAGAGAACGCGGAAGATCCTCCATGAGGAGGGAACCAGGCTTACCCTCGAGATACTAGCATCTCTCTCTGCAGAGGACCTTCTGCGGTGCGAGATCAAGCCGAAGAAGAAGGAGAAAGTAGACGAGATAAAGAAAATCGAGGAGAGGACGGAGAAGAGGATCCAGATTCTGAAGAGATTCCACAAAGACAAGATAGAGCTATTAAAACGCGGCGACGAGCTTGCTCCAGGTGTGATCAAGATGGTCAAGGTTTATGTGGCCATGAAGAGAAAGCTCCAGGCGGGTGATAAAATCGCCGGCAGGCATGGGAACAAGGGTGTCATTGCGCGAGTCATCCCAGAAGAAGATATGCCATATCTCCCCGATGGAACGTCCATCGATGTCATTCTGAACCCCCTGGGCGTACCATCGAGGATGAACGTCGGTCAGATCCTCGAGACTCATCTCGGCTGGGCAGCCAAGAGCCTCGGGAGATACTATTCGACTCCCATTTTCGATGGGGCTAATGAGAATGAGATCAAAGAGCAGCTCAAGGAAGCTAACCTGCCACTCAACGGGAAGACAATCCTGTATGACGGCAAGACAGGGCTCCCCTTTGATCATCCGGTCACGGTCGGGTACATCTATCTGATGAAACTCTCGCACCTCGTCGATGATAAGATCCATGCGAGGTCCATTGGCCCTTACTCACTTATCACACAGCAACCGCTTGGCGGGAAAGCTCAGTTCGGAGGACAACGGTTCGGCGAGATGGAGGTGTGGGCTCTGGAGGCTTACGGAGCTGCGCATACACTTCAGGAACTCCTCACTGCTAAATCGGACGATGTCCAAGGAAGGACAAAAGCTTACGAGGCCCTCGTGAAGGGGCAGAACATAGGCGAGCCGGGACTGCCAGAATCGTTCAACGTTCTTGTCCGTGAACTGCAGGGTCTCTGCCTCAACGTGGAGCTTCTGACAGATGAAGCAAAATAATACTATTTCTTAATAGGAGGGGAGAATCTTGAATAAGAATTTCTTCCTTTTTGATAAAGCTAGAACGATCAATGACTTCACCGCCATGAGGATCAGCCTGGCCTCGCCGGAGAAGATCAGGATGTGGTCCCACGGCGAGGTGACGAAGCCGGAGACAATAAATTACAGAACGTTCAAGCCTGAGAAAGATGGCTTGTTCTGCGCCAAGATATTCGGTCCCGTCACCGACTGGGAGTGCCTTTGCGGCAAATTCAAGAGGATGAAACACCGCGGCGTCGTCTGCGACAAGTGCGGTGTTGAAGTTACTCAGTCCAAGGTCAGGCGCGAGCGGATGGGGCACATAGAACTTGCCTCTCCCGTCTCCCATGTCTGGTTCTTCAAAGGTTTGCCAAGCCGGATAGGGCATCTCCTCGACATCTCCCTAAGAGACCTTGAGAGGATCCTCTACTTTGAAGCATACGTCGTTATAGAAGTCAACGATAAAAAGGTTCCACTGAAAGAGAAAGAGCTTCTGACCGATGAGAGGTACAAGGAGCTCTCCGCGGAGTACGGCGATAAATTTCAGGCGAAGATGGGTGCAGAGGCGATCAAGGAACTCCTTCAAAGAGTAGATATCGAGACTCTTTCCAGAGAACTGAGGGAGAAGATGAACCAGGAGACCTCGATCCAGAAGAGGACCAAGTATGCCAAGAGACTGAAGGTCGTCAATGCGTTCAAGCGGTCTGGCAACAAACCCGAGTGGATGGTCCTCGACGTCATTCCAGTCATCCCGCCTGAACTGCGGCCGCTTGTTCCACTCGATGGAGGAAGGTTTGCGACATCAGATCTGAACGACCTATACCGCAGGGTCATCAACAGGAACAACCGTCTGAAAAAATTGCTGGAACTGAAGGCCCCGGATGTCATCGTGAGAAACGAGAAGAGGATGCTTCAGGAAGCTGTCGATGCTCTCTTCGACAACGGGAGAAGGGGTCGTGTCATAAGAGGCTCAAACAACAGAGCGCTAAAGTCGCTGAGCGATACATTGAAGGGAAAACAGGGTCGGTTCAGACAGAATCTCCTCGGGAAGAGAGTCGATTATTCTGGGCGATCCGTTATAGTCATTGGTCCCGAGCTCAAGCTCAATCAGTGCGGTCTTCCCAAGAAGATGGCCTTGGAACTCTTCAAGCCTTTTATTTACAACAAGCTTGAGGAGCGCGGTCTCGTGACGACGATCAAGGCTGCCAAGGAGATGGTGGAGCTGGAACAGCCGGAAGTATGGGATATCCTCGAGGAGGTCATCAAAGACCATCCTGTCCTCCTCAACAGGGCCCCAACGCTTCACAGGCTTGGAATCCAGGCCTTTGAGCCCATTCTGGTGGAGGGAAAGGCGATCAAGATCCATCCTCTAGTCTGTACGGCCTTCAACGCCGACTTTGATGGAGATCAGATGGCAGTCCACGTCCCGCTCTCCGCTCGAGCGCAGATAGAAGCCCATGTCCTTATGCTCTCGACGCAAAACCTCCTCTCACCGGCCAATGGTCAGCCCATCGTCAACCCGACGCAGGATATCGTCCTGGGCTGTTACTATCTTACAAAAGAGAAGAGAGGATCCAGAGGCGAGGGGAAACGGTTTTCCGATGTGGATGAGGTGATCCATGCCCTTGAGGCCGGAGAGGTTGAAACACTGGCTCCGATCCGGTTGAGATACAAAGGAGACTTCATCGATTTGACAACGATGAAGGATGACCAGGATATAACGCACTCCTACATCCAGGAGATAGACAATCAGCTCATCGACACGACGGTGGGTCGGGTCATCTTCAACAGCTTTCTCCCGAAAGAGACCCCTTACATCAATGGACACCTGAAGAAAAAGGGGCTTGCCCAACTCGTGGCCTTCTGCATTCAGCACAGCGGAAATGATAAAGCGGTAGAGATGCTCGACAGCCTCAAGGATATCGGTTTCCTATACGCAACGAAGGCAGGGTTCTCCATCGGAATCGATGACATGGTTATCCCATCCGAGAAGGAAGAGCTCATCGATAGAGCAAGGAAGGAACAGAGCGCCGTTGAGCAACAGTACCTGGATGGGATCATCACCAACGGTGAACGTTACAACAAGGTCATCGGGATCTGGTCCGATGTTACCGACAGGATTGCCGAGAAGATGCTCAAGGGGATGGGAGAGTTCAACTCAATCTACATGATGGCGGACTCGGGGGCAAGGGGAAGCAAGCTCCAGATGAGACAACTTGCAGGAATGCGCGGTTTAATGTCGAAGCCCTCAGGAGAGATAATCGAGACCCCTATCACGGCCAATCTCAGGGAAGGGTTGAACGTGTTGCAGTACTTCATCTCCACCCATGGAGCAAGAAAAGGTCTTGCGGACACTGCATTGAAGACCGCCGACTCAGGCTATCTTACGCGAAGGCTCGTCGACGTAGCGCAGGATGTCATTGTGAGTGAAGATGATTGCCGCACTCCTCACAGCATTGTTGTTGAAGCCATCATCGAGGGAGGAGAGGTCATCGAATCGCTCGGCGACCGATTGATCGGGAGGGTGGCGGCGGAAAACATCATCGATCCGATTTCGGGTGAGATTATTGTAGAGAAGAACCAGGAAATTACTGAAGATACCGCTGCGAAGATCGAGGATGCAGGTGTTGAAAAAGCAAGAATCCGGTCGGTTCTCACCTGCGAGACGGAGCGAGGGGTCTGCATTAAATGTTATGGAAGAAGCCTGGCCACCGGAAAGATGGTCGAGCTCGGCGAGGCCGTGGGAGTCATCGCTGCGCAATCGATCGGAGAGCCGGGAACCCAGTTGACGATGAGGACCTTTCATATCGGCGGAACGGCAAGGGGTGCTGCCGAGCAATCGACGATCAATGCTAAGAACGAGGGAAAGTTCAAGTATGTGAACATTACGAGTGTAAGGAACAAGAAGGGCGATTTTGTTGTTATGAACCGAAACGGTGCAATAGTCGTGATGGACCGCGACGGAAGAGAGAGAGAAAGACATCCGGTCGTCTACGGCGCTTCCCTCAAGGTTTCAGATGGGCAGCTCGTCCAACCAGGGATGCTGCTCGTGGAGTGGGATCCATACACTAACGCCATCCTCACTGAGGTTAGCGGCACGCTTAACTTCAAGGATATCGAGGAAGGCGTGACCATGAGGGAAGAGGTGGACGAGGTAACAGGATTCAGGAGTAAAGTCATCATCGAATCCCAGGATGAGAAGAAGCATCCCCAGCTAATCATCAAGGATCAAGACGAGAAGATTCTCAGGAAATACACGATGCCATCCGGAGCTCATCTGATCTTTGAGGATGGGGATATGGTTTTCCAGGGAGATATCCTTGCCAAGATCCCGAGGGAGACGACGAAAACCAAGGATATCACCGGTGGACTTCCCAGAGTCGTGGAACTCTTCGAAGCGAGAAAACCGAAAGAAGCGGCCATCATTACGGAGATCGATGGCATCGTCAGATACGGAGATATTGTCAAGGGAGAGCGAAATGTATTCGTCAGGAACGAGATGGGTGTTGAGAAGCAATACAATATTCCGAGAGGTGTCCACATTATCGTCCAGGAAGGAGAAAGGGTCAGAGCCGGGGAACCCCTGATGGACGGTCCTATTAATCCTCACGACATCCTGACCGTTCTTGGAAAAGAAGAGCTCCAGAAATATCTTGTTAACGAGATCCAAGAGGTTTACAGGCTTCAGGGAGTAAACATCAATGATAAGCATATCGAGGTAATAATAAGACAGATGATGAGATGGGTGAAAATCGAAGATGTTGGAGACACCGATTTCATCATTGATGAACAGGTCGATCGCTTCCGTTTCCAGAAAGAAAACAGGAAGATCGAGAAGGAGAGGGGAGATGCTGCTCGCGGGAAGGACCTCCTCCTCGGTATAACCAAGGCATCGCTGGCGACGGATAGCTTCATTTCGGCTGCCTCCTTCCAGGAGACGACGCGCGTCCTGACAGAGGCGAGCGCCGCAGGAAAGACCGATTATCTCAGAGGATTGAAGGAAAACGTAATCATGGGGAGGCTCATTCCGGCAGGAACGGGAATGGAGTACTATAGAAAATTCTGCGTCGTTTCCGCCGAGGAGGCTGAAGAGGAAGAGGTCGAGGGCGCTGAGAGCGGCAAGGTGACGGCGGAAACCGGCGGCGAAGATGCTGCTTCGGTCGGTGGAAGCGAGAGTTAAAAACCGCCGATAAAAAGAACTATCTATTGACATAAAAAAGCGTTTTTGCTAAATTAAAAAATTTCGTCAAAAGGATTATTTTTCTTTGAGATGGGAAAGTGGAGTAATTTGTGCCGACGATCAACCAACTTGTAAAAGAGGCGAGACAAAGGGTCTTATCAAAGACGAGTAGCCCGGCTCTCGGAAATTCACCGCAGAAGAGAGGTGTCTGCGTCCGGGTATACACAACGACACCCAAGAAGCCGAATTCGGCTCTCAGGAAAGTAACGAGAGTGAGACTGACGAATGGGATCGAAGTGACCACCTACATTCCCGGGATCGGCCATAATCTGCAGGAACATTCGATTGTTCTCATACGAGGGGGGAGAGTGAAGGATCTTCCCGGTGTGAGATATCATGTAATCAGAGGCACCCTCGATTCAGTTGGGGTCGAGGGGAGAAAACAGGGTAGGTCGAAATACGGGGCCAAGAGGCCCAAATCAGCATAATCCCAAGTAGCGTCGCGCGATGCCTTGAGCCAGAGGTATCGGGGCTTGGGATCATTACGCAAGGAGGATAGTAAGTGCCAAGAAGAGGAGTAGTTACCAGAAAAGAGCTCAACCCGGACCCGATCTACCAGTCTACTCTTGTGGCAAAATTCCTCAATGCCATAATGAGAAAGGGTAAAAAAGCGACTGCGGAAAACATCTTCTATGGCGCCATGGACATCATCCAGGCCAAAACCAAAGATGATCCGCTTAAAACCTTCAAGAAGGCCTTGGAGAACGTCAAACCGATGCTCGAAGTGAAATCGCGAAGGGTTGGAGGCGCAAATTATCAGATTCCAGTGGAGGTCAACCCCGACAGGAAGCTCTCTCTTTCCTTCCGCTGGCTGATACAGTACTCGAAGGAGAGAGGCGAGAAGACCATGCGTGAAAAGCTGGCTGGAGAAATCCTAGATGCTTCGGAAAACAGAGGAGGCGCCATCAAGAAGAGAGAAGATACGCATAAGATGGCAGAGGCGAACAAAGCTTTTGCCCATTATCGATGGTAATCATGTCGAGGGATACTAAATTGTCTAGAGCTATTCCACTGGAAAAGACAAGGAATATCGGCATCATGGCCCACATTGATGCAGGTAAGACCACTACAACCGAGAGGATCCTCTTCTACACAGGGATCAACTACAAGATCGGTGAAGTGGACCAGGGAACGGCCACAATGGACTGGATGGTTCAGGAACAGGAGCGTGGAATCACCATCACCTCGGCGGCGACGACATGCTTCTGGAATGATTACAGGATCAACATCATCGACATGCCGGGCCACGTTGATTTCACAGCGGAAGTGGAGAGGTCGCTGAGAGTCCTCGATGGTGCCATCGCAATCTTCTGTGCAGTGGGAGGAGTCCAGCCACAATCGGAGACGGTCTGGAGGCAAGCTGACAAATATGGCGTTCCGAAGATTGCGTTCGTGAATAAGATGGACAGACGGGGGGCAGATTTCGAAAGATGCGTCGATATGATGAGGACGAGACTCAACACCACTCCAATCGTCATCCAGATCCCCTGGGGGAGGGAAGATTCTTTCACCGGGATGATCGATCTTATCCGTAGTAGAGCATACAGATATTATGGAGAGGCCTCCAAGACGAGCTATGAAATCGTGGACATCCCTGATGAGTACAGGGAAGCTGCCCGGAAGGGGAGAGAGCATCTGATTGAAACGCTATGCGAGATCGACGATACACTCCTGACAAAATATTTATCGGGCGAGGAGATCACCAAGGATGAGATCGTCCATGCAATCAGAAGAGGAACCCTGGATCTCAATGTGGCTCCAGTCTTATGCGGAGCGGCCTTCAAGAACAAGGGGATACAGCCGCTCCTCGATGCCGTCATCGATTTCCTCCCATCTCCAGTGAACGTTCCTCCGGTAGGCGGGGTGATTCAGGGGACGCACACAAGGATCGAGAGAAAGGCGCAGGATGACGAGCCTTTTTCTGCTCTTATCTTCAAGATCATGAACGATCCCTACGTCGGTAATCTTGCCTTCCTGAGGGTCTATTCCGGGATGCTCAGGACCGGATCGATCGTTCTCAACGCGACGAAGAACACAAAGGGAAGGATTGGAAGACTACTGAAGATGCATGCCAATAACAGGGAAGATATAAAAGAGATACGTGCAGGGGACATCGCTGCAGCTGTTGGGATGAAGAATGTCTCCACGGGAGACACTATATGCGATGAGAACCATCCCATCGTCCTTGAGTCAATGGAGTTCCCGGAACCGGTCATATCCGTTGCCATCGAGCCCAGGACGAAAGACGATCAAGACCGGTTGGGCTATGCTCTCGAGAGACTGGTCCATGAAGACCCAACCTTCAAGGTCCACTCGGATAAAGAGACGATGCAGACCCTTATCTCGGGGATGGGGGAACTTCATCTTGAGATCATCGTTGATAGGCTCCTGCGAGAGTTTAACGTCGGCGCGAGAGTGGGAAAGCCGGAAGTGGCCTACAGGGAAACGATCACTAAAAAAGCCTCCGGGTCCGGCAGATACATCAGGCAGACCGGAGGAAGAGGGCAGTATGGCGATGTTGAGATCGAGATTGAACCTACATCTGATGGAGAAGATTTCCTCTTTGAGAGCAGAATTGTGAGAGGAGCAATACCGAGAGAATACATTCCTGCTATAGAGGATGGTGTCAAAGAAGCGATGGAGCATGGGGTCCTGGCCGGATATCCGATGAAGGGGATCCGGGCGACCGTCGTTGATGGATCCTACCACGAAGTGGATTCATCCGAAATAGCGTTCAAGATTGCGGGCTCTATGGCCTTCCGCGATGCCGTTCTGAAAGCGGAGGCCGTTCTTCTTGAACCTGTGATGAACG includes these proteins:
- the rplK gene encoding 50S ribosomal protein L11, which produces MAKKVTGFIKLHIPAGKATPAPPVGPALGQQGVNIMDFCKAFNARTAKQEGLIIPVVITVYSDRSFTFVTKTPPASVLLKKALQIAKGSGVPNKEKVGKVTKQQVEEIARTKMPDLNCHTLDAAIRIIEGSARSMGIDVVEG
- the rplA gene encoding 50S ribosomal protein L1, with translation MAKAGKKYLKAKQEVKKDSYTFEEAIPILKKMHYAKFDESVEIAFLLGVDVKHADQMVRGTILLPHGTGKTKKVLVLASGEKLKEAETAGADYVGGNDIIEKIQGGWIDFDAVVATPDMMKDVGKLGKILGPRGLMPNPKSGTVTFDLAKAISDIKGGKIEFKVDKTAIIHSIIGKISFEDSKLIENARVLSAAIIKAKPAAAKGKYIKSVHIASTMSPGLKIDPGSIEAT
- the rplJ gene encoding 50S ribosomal protein L10; the protein is MKRAEKEKEIELLKNSIGKARSLFLVDYRGLKVNQINELRKRIHGISNYRVVKNRLALKALADFSNKKILKFLKEPTGFFYTHNDPIALAKILVEFVKDNPELEFKAGLVENTFIMPEDFKELSRTPSKLELIGKLLYCLNYPIAGLVRILNANIQGLATALDQVAKSKSQ
- the rplL gene encoding 50S ribosomal protein L7/L12 produces the protein MAKLSVEEFIKSVEEMTVMELNQLVKGLEQHFGVSSAAPVAVAAAVSGAAPSAAAEEKTEFAVVLKEVGDKKINVIKVVREVTNLGLKEAKDLVDGAPKTVKEGISRQEAEEIKKKFEEAGAKIEIK
- the rpoB gene encoding DNA-directed RNA polymerase subunit beta, which gives rise to MPETNRVTLLNRTDFSRIKTSIQIPNLIEVQKKSYERFLQLHTAPQDREEIGLQSVFRSVFPITDFRETCSLEFIEYSAGNWECKCSTLKGMEHLKTECRNCGKVLFALDPKERELTCPKCGLVNISRARVCEECGSLVTLSFKYSVGECQERGMTYSIPLKVKIRLVVYEKDVTTNAKSIRDMKEQEVFFGDIPMLTENGTFIINGTERVIVSQLHRSPGVFFTREGNILTGKIIPYRGSWVEFELDEKNILQIRIDRKRKFLGTIFLRALGLQSDEAIIKTFYTFQEIKIDGKKLFCKVTPAIVGIRAKGDVVHPKTEEIIVKKGKRIKQTMIPDLVKAGIDYILIDAETLLDGARIAKDIVDNETGEILYVEEKNLSCEVNAIFSQEILDKLVEKGIDSFEVFFPETDPIGPAISSTLEKDSIKTANDALLEIYRRLRPGDLPTVQSARSLFHAMFFDPQRYDFSKVGRLKFNTKLGKDVALDQRILTKEDFLAVLNFLLKNRNDATAQDDIDHLGNRRVRSVGELLENQFRIGLVRMERAIKEKMSVYTEMTTAMPHDLINAKPVMAALQEFFGSSQLSQFMDQTNPLAEVTHKRRLSALGPGGLSRERAGFEVRDVHPTHYGRICPIETPEGPNIGLISSLSCYARINEFGFIESPYRKVQNGQIIDYFKILSPGESDFNIGQIVRKEELESELKKVSRKKGDLPTFEPHSFYLSAWEEDRIAIAQANARVDGEGKFINERVYARLGGEFKLVPREEVAYIDVSPKQLVSVAASLIPFLENDDANRALMGSNMQRQAVPLLRPEAPCVGTGMESITAKDSGAVVTSIRSGIVDSVDSRRVIVRVGGEEGEDGDFGADIYNLVKFRRSNQNTCINQRPLVKVGQRVARGQVIADGPCTDRGELALGRNVLVAFMPWRGYNFEDAILVNENLIKNDAFTSIHIEEFEIEARDTKLGPEEITRDIPNVSEEFLKDLDESGIIRIGAYVKPGDILVGKVTPKGETQLTPEEKLLRAIFGEKSGDWKDASLTTPPGIEGTVVDVKIFCRKGTEKDSRARKIEQDVIDRMEKNLNDEIRILREENRNKITDLLLDEKLAAPLKDKRTRKILHEEGTRLTLEILASLSAEDLLRCEIKPKKKEKVDEIKKIEERTEKRIQILKRFHKDKIELLKRGDELAPGVIKMVKVYVAMKRKLQAGDKIAGRHGNKGVIARVIPEEDMPYLPDGTSIDVILNPLGVPSRMNVGQILETHLGWAAKSLGRYYSTPIFDGANENEIKEQLKEANLPLNGKTILYDGKTGLPFDHPVTVGYIYLMKLSHLVDDKIHARSIGPYSLITQQPLGGKAQFGGQRFGEMEVWALEAYGAAHTLQELLTAKSDDVQGRTKAYEALVKGQNIGEPGLPESFNVLVRELQGLCLNVELLTDEAK